The DNA window atcagtcaccACCGGTTCCCACTTCCTGTTGTACTTCTGGTTGTCTGTAGTGATGTCACTCCCTGTTACCGCATCCTGTTTGTCTGTCATGATGCCACTTACAGTCACCACTTCCTGTTGTACTTTCTATTGTCTGgtgtgacatcacttcctgtttccACTTCCTGTTATATGTCTAACATGTGGCCACTTCCTGCTCCAGATCAACACTACTACAGATGAGAGGGACCGGTCCAACCCTTTCCGCTTCGCTAACATCGGCGTGGAGAAGTTCCTGGAGCTGAACTCTGAGCAGAACCATGACGACTACTGTCTGGCCTACGTCTTCACTGACAGGGACTTTGATGATGGTGTGCTGGGTCTGGCCTGGGTTGGAGCTCCTGCAGGTACTGACACACAATTACTGGTCCTGGTCTGGCTCATTTGCGAAGACCATGGCGCTCCAAAAGTATTTGTGATGCATTATGGGTCTTGAAGGGATGGACCTGTGTGTCCACAGGGAGTTCTGGAGAGATGGACTGACCCTCACTAATACCTGTCTGTGTGTCCACAGGGAGTTCTGGAGAGATGGACCATCTCCCActaatacctgtctgtctgtccacaggGAGTTCTGGAGAGATGGACTGACCCTCACTAATACCTGTGTGTCCACAGGGAGTTCTGGAGAGATGGACTGACCCTCACTAATACCTGTCTGTGTGTCCACAGGGAGTTCTGGAGAGATGGACCATCTCCCActaatacctgtctgtctgtccacaggGAGTTCTGGAGAGATGGACTGACCCTCACTAATACCTGTGTGTCCACAGGGAGTTCTGGAGAGATGGACTGACCCTCACTaatacccgtctgtctgtctgtccacaggAAGTTCTGGAGGGATCTGTGAGAAGAGTAAGCTGTACTCTGACGGGAAGAAGAAGTCCCTGAATACCGGCATCATCACTGTTCAGAACTACGCCTCCCACGTCCCTCCGAAGGTCTCACACATCACCTTTGCCCACGAGGTGGGACACAACTTTGGCTCGCCGGTGAGTTAGATAATCTAGCCTGCTGATGGTAATCTAGCCTGctcttactcactctctctcacacacacacacacacacacacacacacacacacacacacacacacacacacacacacaccacacacacaccccacacacacacacacacacacttccccctttctctctctccccccctcctcactcacacacacactctctcccctccccctctctttccccctctcactctctcactcacacacacacacacacacacacacacacacacacacacacacacacacacatacactctcccctccccctctccccccctctctttccccctctctctcacacccacactcactcattcacactgtgtgtgcgtgcgtgcgtgtgtgtgtgtgctttgtttGTAACCGCAGCATGACTCGGGGTCGGAGTGCACCCCAGGGGAGTCGAAGACCCAGGATAAGAAGGAGAAGGGGAACTACATCATGTACGCCCGGGCCACATCAGGAGACAAGCTCAACAACAACAAGTTCTCCGTCTGTAGCGTCAGGAACATCAGCCAGGTcctggagaagaagaggggaagcTGCTTTGTCGGTATGTTTCCTCTGCTGTCTATGGTGTTTGAAGCTAATTTGTCGGTACGTTTCCTCTGCTGTCTATGGTATTTGAAGCTAATTTGTCGGTATGTTTCCTCTGCTGTCTATGGCATTTGAAGCTAATTTGTCGGTATGTTTCCTCTGCTGTCTATGGTGTTTGAAGCTAATTTGTCGGTATGTTTCCTCTGCTGTCTATGGTGTTTGAAGCTAGTTTGTCGGTATGTTTCCCTCTGCTGTCTATGGTGTTTGAAGCTAATTTGTCGGTATGTTTCCTCTGCTGTCTATGGTATTTGAAGCTAATTTGTCGGTACGTTTCCTCTGCTGTCTATGGTATTTGAAGCTAATTTGTCGGTATGTTTCCTCTGCTGTCTATGGCATTTGAAGCTAATTTGTCGGTATGTTTCCTCTGCTGTCTATGGTGTTTGAAGCTAATTTGTCGGTATGTTTCCACTACTGTGTATGGTATTTGAAGCTAGTTTGTCGGTACGTTTCCTCTGCTGTGTTTGTAGAATTCCGTCAAATTTCTTCAAGCAGGATTTTTGGAAAGCCTTGGAATTTTGGGAAAGTTTTTGAAATTCTACACTTCATTAAAGATCATATGTGTTATTATGAATGTCATTTCGTAATGTGTACGTGTTCTTTCTGCCCCCCTTCCCCTACAGAGTCAGGCCAGCCCATCTGTGGTAATGGGTTAGTGGAGCCAGGGGAggagtgtgactgtggatacagCGATCAGTGCAGAGACCAGTGTTGCTATGACGCCGACCAGCCTGACAACAGGAAGTGTAAACTAAAACCCAACAAAGTCTGCAGGTAAGATAGCCCAACCGACAGAGTATCTGTGGTCCGGGAAGTTAACCTGACAGGGTAGCTGTCGTCCAGGAAGTTAACCTGACAGGGTAGCTGTCGTCCAAGTAGTTAACCTGACAGGGTAGCTGTCGTCCAAGTAGTTAACCTGACAGGGTAGCTGTCGTCCAACTAGTTAACCTGACAGGGTAGCTGTCGTCCAAGTAGTTAACCTGACAGGGTAGCTGTCGTCCAAGTAGTTAACCTGACAGGGTAGCTGTCGTCCAAGTAGTTAACCTGACAGGGTAGCTGTCGTCCAAGTAGTTAACCTGACAGGGTAGCTGTCGTCCAAGTAGTTAACCTGACAGGGTAGCTGTCGTCCAGGAAGTTAACCTGACAGGGTAGCTGTCGTCCAGGAAGTTAACCTGACAGGGTAGCTGTCGTCCAGGAAGAAAAGGGACTCAAACTGAAGAAATAAGACGCTTCGTTTCTTACAAATGTCATTgtaattaaattactaaaattgACGTGTGCGGAGGCATATTTCTGTCATTTTGTTGTTTTCTGTCAAATGGTGTATTTTCCTTAATACAAATTGAAGCCCTTATGTCTTTCCCTCCCCCAGTCCCAGCCAGGGCCCGTGCTGTACTCCTGAGTGCTACTATAAGGGCCGTAATGAGAAGTGTCGTGAGGAGTCTGAGTGTGCTCATCAGGGCATGTGTAACGGGGGTACGGCCCAGTGCCCCACCTCTGAACCCAAGGCCAACTTCACCGCCTGCCACGGAGAAACTCAAGTGTGCCTCAACGGGGTGAGTGGATACCTGGCTACCTGTAGCGTGTAGTTAAATACCTGGCTACCTGTAGCGTGTAGTTAAATACCTGGCTACCTGTAGCGTGTAGTTAAATACCTGGCTACCTGTAGCGTGTAGTTAAATACCTGGCTACCTGTAGCGTGTAGTTAAATACCTGGCTACCTGTAGCGTGTAGTTAAATACCTGGCTACCTGTAGCGTGTAGTTAAATACCTGGCTACCTGTAGCGTGTAGTTAAATACCTGGCTGCCTGTAGCGTGTAGTTAACTACCTGGCTACCCGTAGCGTGTAGTTAAACACCTGGCTACCCGTAGTGTGTAGTTAAATACCTGGCTACCTGTAACGTGTAGTTAAAAACCTGGCTACCTGTAGCGTGTAGTTAAACACCTGGCTACCCGTAGTGTGTAGTTAAATACCTGGCTACATGTAGCGTGTAGTGAAATACCTGGCTAGCTGTAGCGTGTAGTTAAATACCTGGCTAGCTGTAGCGTGTAGTTAAATACCTGGCTACCTGTAGCGTGTAGTTAAATACCTGGCTAGCTGTAGCGTGTAGTTAAATAACTGGCTAGCTGTAGCGTGTAGTTAAATACCTGGCTACCTGTAGCGTGTAGTTAAATACCTGGCTACCTGTAGCGTGTAGTTAAATACCTGGCTAGCTGTAGCGTGTAGTTAAATACCTGGCTACCTGTAGCGTGTAGTTAAATACCTGGCTAGCTGTAGCGTGTAGTTAAATACCTGGCTACCTGTAGCGTGTAGTTAAATACCTGGCTACCTGTAGCGTGTAGTTAAATACCTGGCTAGCTGTAGCGTGTAGTTAAATACCTGGCTACCTGTAGCGTGTAGTTAAATACCTGGCTAGCTGTAGCGTGTAGTTAAATACCTGGCTACCTGTAGCGTGTAGTTAAATACCTGGCTAGCTGTAGCGTGTAGTTAAATACCTGGCTACCTGTAGCGTGTAGTTAAATACCTGGGTACCCGTAGTGTTTAAttacattgaaaataagaatttgttcttaactgacttgcctagttaaataaaggtataaaaaaaacatctgacaaaaaatatctaaagacactgagaggcagcagactttgtgaaaattaatatttgtgtcattctcaaaacttttggccacgactgtactattATCctgcacattcttaaaataaagtggtgatccgaactTCCCTAAaacggggaatttttacttggattaaatgtcaggaattgtgaaactgagtttaaatgtatttggctaaggcgtatgtaaacttccaacttcaactgtacctggctACCTGTAGTGTGTAAACCAATCGTCTAGCTTTGTGCCAACGTATACCGGGATCCTCAACTCAGCCTGGAATCTGCTCTTGACCTGCACTGTTTTTATTTCTATTAGAATGGAACGCCTCTCATTTTTACTGTGAATGTTGTTTGCCATGTTTATCTGTGTCTTGTCCCATCAGTCCCCACATGTGAATTTTTCCTCACAGGAAAATAAAAGGGCTGTATTTTCctactagctctgactttgctaATTAGTGTTAGAGAATTTCCAGTCATTGGGTGATTTTCAGTACCTATACTGAAGTAGAAAGAAGGATCTATCTATATAAGTTTAAATATTAgacgtgtaaaaaaaaaaaaaaacagaacggAAGCAGAATCCGTGTGGATGAAGCAAGGTAGACCAACAAGACGTGACTGGTCTGGGCCATATCTGATCTGGTGAAGGCTACTGGACATGCACATGGTTTTAGTCATACGTAGATAACACCGGCCTGAACTTGTGAAGATCTTTGGACGGGAACATTAGCTAATCAGTTATAGGCACCATTAGACCTGCAGTAGGAGTGTGCATGTCACGCCACCAATAGAATCTATGCCCCAATGTCTGAGCCAATAAGGGAATGGAAACCAAGCAAGACGACAAGTGGATTGACGATGTTTATGTCAGGGTGAAACTGTATAAAAGCCAAGTACTAAGAATGGAGAGTCAGTTCTTCCATGGAATTGCTCGGCTTTGTTACTCTCTGTAATAAAGTCTATTTGAATTCACAAGCGCCGGTATATTTGATTCAATATTTCCACGACATTAGCTACTTTATTGAGAGACAAAATGTACTTactataaatgcaacatgtggTTGTCACACCTAGCTAAGCTAAAATGCATTAaactgtaagtccctctggataaatgactaaaatgtcacaTGATATCTCATCCCTTCTATTGGCTCCTCCTCCAGGGCTGTTCTGGCTCCATCTGTGAGAAGTATGGTCTGGAGGTCTGTACCTGTGCCAGCGTGGAGGGCAAGGACGAGACTGACGAGCTGTGCCACGTTTGCTGTAGTGAGAAAAGTGAGTCCTGTTACCACGTCCTCGCGGTCGGTCCCCTCCTGACACCACGTCCTCGCGGTCGGTCCCCTCCTGACACCACGTCCTCGCGGTCGGTCCCCTCCTGTTACCACGTCCTCACGGTCGGTCCCCTCCTGTTACGTCCTCACGGTCCCCTCCCGACACCACGTCCTCACGGTCCCCTCCTGTTACCACGTCCTCACGGTCCCCTCCTGTTACCACGTCCTCACGGTCCCCTCCTGTCACCACGTCCTCACGGTCGGTCCCCTCCTGTTACCACGTCCTCGCGGTCGGTCCCCTCCAGTTACCACGTCCTCGCGGTCGGTCCCCTCCTAACATCACGTCCTCGCGGTCGGTCCCCTCCTGACATCACGTCCTCACGGTCGGTCCCCTCCTGACATCACGTCCTCGCGGTCCCCTCCTGACACCACGTCCTCACGGTCCCCTCCTGACATCACGTCCTCACGGTCCCCTCCTGACACCACGTCCTCACGGTCCCCTCCTGACATCACGTCCTCGCGGTCGGTCCCCTCCTGACATCACGTCCTCGCGGTCGGTCCCCTCCTGACATCACGTCCTCACGGTCCCCTCCTGACACCACGTCCTCACGGTCCCCTCCTGACACCACGTCCTCGCGGTCGGTCCCCTCCTGACATCACGTCCTCACGGTCGGTCCCCTCCTGACATCACGTCCTCGCGGTCGGTCCCCTCCTGACACCACGTCCTCGCGGTCCCCTCCTGGTCGGTCCCCTCCTGACACCACGTCCCCTCCTGACACCACGTCGGTCCCCTCCTGACATCACGGTCCTCCTGCGGTCGGTCCCCTCCTGACATCACGTCCTCGCGGTCGGTCCCCCCCCCTCCTGACATCACGTCCTCACGGTCCCCTCCTGACACCACGTCCTCGCGGTCCCCTCCTGACACCACGTCCTCGCGGTCAGTCCCCTCCTGACACCACGTCCTCACGGTCCCCTCCTGACACCACGTCCTCGCGGTCCCCTCCTGACACCACGTCCTCGTGGTCGGTCCCCTCCTGACACCACGTCCTCACGGTCCCCTCCTGACACCACGTCCTCACGGTCCCCTCCTGACACCACGTCCTCACGGTCCCCTCCTGACACCACGTCCTCACGGTCCCCTCCTGACACCACGTCCTCACGGTCCCCTCCTGTTACCACGTCCTCACGGTCCCCTCCTGTTACCACGTCCTCACGGTCCCCTCCTGACACCACGTCCTCGCGGTCCCCTCCTGACACCACGTCCTCGCGGTCGGTCCCCTCCAGTTACCACGTCCTCACGGTCCCCTCCTGTTACCACGTCCTCACGGTCCCCTCCAATCAAGGATTTCTGGGGAAAAAGCTGAACATTTTCTTGAATTGTTCAATCTTACTTGCCAGCTTGTATGATCGCTACATTGTAAGACATTGTTTAAAGCTCTTCGAGATTTTTTTTGTAATGAATAGCGTTATAAAATATGCCGTTATTATTGACTCCTGTGATTCTCTCATGTTGCAGTGAACCCCAACACCTGCAGCAGTACGGGTTCAGAGAAGCTGGCCGGGTTCTTCAATAAGAAAGTCACCACGTTGCCTGCGGGGTCTCCCTGCAACGACTTCAAGGGCTACTGTGACGTGTTCATGAGGTGTCGGCTGGTGGACGCGGACGGCCCTCTGGCCAGACTGAAGAAGGCCATCTTCAACCCTGAGCTCTATGAGAACATTGCAGAGTGGATAGTGGTATGTAGCTTACTGACCGACTCTTCAACCGTGAGCTCTATGAGAACATTGCAGAGTGGATAGTGGTACGTAGCTTACTGACCTACTCTTCAACCGTGAGCTCTATGAGAACATTGCAGAGTGGATAGTGGTATGTAGCTTACTGACCGACTCTTCAACCGTGAGCTCTATGAGAACATTGCAGAGTGGATTGTGGTACGTAGCTTACTGACCTACTCTTCAACCGTGAGCTCTATGGGAACATTGCAGAGTGGATAGTGGTATGTAGCTTACTGACCGACTCTTCAACCGTGAGCTCTATGAGAACATTGCAGAGTGGATAGTGGTATGTAGCTTACTGACCGACTCTTCAACCCTGAGCTCTATGAGAACATTGCAGAGTGGATCGTGGTACGTAGCTTACTGACCTACTCTTCAACCGTGAGCTCTATGAGAACATTGCAGAGTGGATAGTGGTATGTAGCTTACTGACCGACTCTTCAACCGTGAGCTCTATGAGAACATTGCAGAGTGGATAGTGGTATGTAGCTTACTGACCGACTCTTCAACCGTGAGCTCTATGAGAACATTGCAGAGTGGATAGTGGTATGTAGCTTACTGACCGACTCTTCAACCCTGAGCTCTATGAGAACATTGCAGAGTGGATCGTGGTACATAGCTTACTGACCGACTCTTCAACCGTGAGCTCTATGAGAACATTGCAGAGTGGATAGTGGTACGTAGCTTACCGACCGACTCTTCAACCGTGAGCCCATTTTGGTTTTCAACCGATGTAAAGTGGCACACTGGCGTGCCTTGGGGAACTCGCACGTAAACCACAAAACTTATCCTAAtcttgttttatatatatatatattaataaattaaccaagcagcactgcttcctaacacagcacacatccaatcaggaagccagccgcaccaatgtgtcggaggaaacaccacaggagtcgctggtgcgcgatgagacatcggccaacccctccctaacccggacgacgctaggccaattgtgcgtcgccccatggacctcccggtcgcggccggttacgacagagcctgggcgcgaacccagagtctctggtggcacagatggcgctgcagtacagcgcccttaaccactgctccacccgggaggcccttttATTTTATGTACACTCAATTATAAATGTGACCTGTGGAATGTGCATGCCATGTTGACGTGGGAGCACCGGCTCAGACAATACATGAAATGTCACACGGTTCTATCTGTGTGACAGTGTTTGTCACAGAAAATAAGTACTTTGCAATATGGATCAAGATGAGATTGGAGGTAATTTAAAACCAAAATAAATTATTTGGAAAGGTTTTTGAGCCGCAGAAATGTTTATCCCATCAGGATGTGACacggttttaaaaaaaaaagttgggaaccactgcagtAGGTGTTACTATATACCATTAAATGTAATCTGTGTTTTCCATTTTCTAATTCCAGGCTCACTGGTGGGCAGTGTTGTTGATGGGCATCGCTTTGATCATGTTGATGGCTGGCTTCATTAAGATCTGTAGTGTCCACACCCCTTCCAGCAATCCCAAACTGCCTCCACCCAAACCATTGCCAGGTGAGTGTCTGTCGTCACACCCAGCTCTCCCACCCAAACCACTACCGGGTGAGTGTCTGTCTTCCCACCCAAACCACTACCAGGTGAGAGTCTGTCTTCCCACCCAAACCATTGCCAGGTGAGTGTCTGTCTTCACACCCAGCTCTCCCACCCAAACCACTACCGGGTGAGTGTCTGTCTTCCCACCCAAACCACTACCAGGTGAGAGTCTGTCTTCACACCCAGCTCTCCCACCCAAACCACTACCAGGTGAGTGTCTGTCTTCACACCCAGCTCTCCCACCCAAACCACTACCAGGTGAGTGTCTGTCTTCACACCCAGCTCTCCCACCCAAACCACTACCAGGTGAGTGTCTGTCTTCACACCCAGCTCTCCCACCCAAACCACTACCGGGTGAGTGTCTGTCTTCACACCCGGCTCTCCCACCCAAACCACTACCGGGTGAGTGTCTGTCTTCCCACCCAAACCACTACCAGGTGAGTGTCTGTCTTCACACCCGGCTCTCCCACCCAAACCACTACCGGGTGAGTGTCTGTCTTCCCACCCAAACCACTACCAGGTGAGTGTCTGTCTTCACACCCAGCTCTCCCACCCAAACCACTGGAGATACGAGCCGGTCTTCTCAATGGACTTAGACTGTCTACTTAGTCTTGTTATCCTCTCTGTGGTCGTTTTGTTGGGGTGCGTTACAAACCAGACGATTTGGGAAGTGGAGCAGACGAGCTGTTGATAGGTTGTGAACTAATCCGTCCCCCCCCCCCTCGACACCAGGCACGCTAAAGAGGAGGAGAGCCCAGCAGCACGCACGGGACGCCCGAGACGCCCAGGTGCACCAGTCCCAGTCCCACCACGGAGGTGGAGATCACGGCCAGCACCACCCAGTCTCCGGAGGCCAGCGGCAGCAGCCCTCACGCCAGGCCCAGCCACAGCCCCAGCCTCAGAGGCATCACCGCAGCCAGGGCCAGCCTAGAGAAAACTACCAGATGGGTCAGATGAGACGCTGAGCTGTTGAGACACCGGGGCTCGGGGTGGGACCGCTCGGGGTGGGACCGCTAGGTCCGCTGCTCCTTCCATCGACTGCTCCTTGCCTTGGCTCCTCCACGTGCCTATCTATGTCACTGGTGGGACTGGGATTTGAACCGATTTGTGGGATTTTAATCTGGGTCTCCAGGGTGGGAATCTGACATCCTAACCATTTAGATCAACAGGATTTTCTTAGCTTTTTCTTGATTAGGATCGATGGAATCAAGGGAAAGGGAATCACACTTGAGTTTttacacgtttttttttttaggatTTCCTCTTGGTCTAATGGTTAAGGTGTTGGGTTGCCACGTGGGAGGACCTGGGTTCGAATCCCACCAGTTTACACCTAACAGTAGGATAAAACACTTGCTTCAGTCCTTCCGAAGAACAGCCTAAACTGGTTGTTTACCATCCTCATACCCTC is part of the Oncorhynchus keta strain PuntledgeMale-10-30-2019 chromosome 26, Oket_V2, whole genome shotgun sequence genome and encodes:
- the LOC118373228 gene encoding disintegrin and metalloproteinase domain-containing protein 10-like isoform X1; its protein translation is MDLADMLIVKFFCFVYLINYTQGYHYGNPLNKYVRHYEGLSYNTYELQDKHLRAKRALHHQDTFLHLDFHAHGRHFNLRMKRDTSLFAEDLKVDMGGQEVNYDTSHIYTGEIYGEKGTLSHGSVVDGKFEGFIQTYQGTFYVEPAERYLKDRDVPFHSVIYHEDDINYPHKYGPGGGCADHSVFERMKKYQATAMEEPNTKLHAEEASSDPVLLRKRRTAQIEKNTCQLFIQTDHLFFKYYKTREAVIAQISSHIKAIDAIYQGTDFMGIRNISFMVKRIRINTTTDERDRSNPFRFANIGVEKFLELNSEQNHDDYCLAYVFTDRDFDDGVLGLAWVGAPAGSSGGICEKSKLYSDGKKKSLNTGIITVQNYASHVPPKVSHITFAHEVGHNFGSPHDSGSECTPGESKTQDKKEKGNYIMYARATSGDKLNNNKFSVCSVRNISQVLEKKRGSCFVESGQPICGNGLVEPGEECDCGYSDQCRDQCCYDADQPDNRKCKLKPNKVCSPSQGPCCTPECYYKGRNEKCREESECAHQGMCNGGTAQCPTSEPKANFTACHGETQVCLNGGCSGSICEKYGLEVCTCASVEGKDETDELCHVCCSEKMNPNTCSSTGSEKLAGFFNKKVTTLPAGSPCNDFKGYCDVFMRCRLVDADGPLARLKKAIFNPELYENIAEWIVAHWWAVLLMGIALIMLMAGFIKICSVHTPSSNPKLPPPKPLPGECLSSHPALPPKPLPGECLSSHPNHYQVSVCLHTQLSHPNHWRYEPVFSMDLDCLLSLVILSVVVLLGCVTNQTIWEVEQTSC
- the LOC118373228 gene encoding disintegrin and metalloproteinase domain-containing protein 10-like isoform X2; protein product: MDLADMLIVKFFCFVYLINYTQGYHYGNPLNKYVRHYEGLSYNTYELQDKHLRAKRALHHQDTFLHLDFHAHGRHFNLRMKRDTSLFAEDLKVDMGGQEVNYDTSHIYTGEIYGEKGTLSHGSVVDGKFEGFIQTYQGTFYVEPAERYLKDRDVPFHSVIYHEDDINYPHKYGPGGGCADHSVFERMKKYQATAMEEPNTKLHAEEASSDPVLLRKRRTAQIEKNTCQLFIQTDHLFFKYYKTREAVIAQISSHIKAIDAIYQGTDFMGIRNISFMVKRIRINTTTDERDRSNPFRFANIGVEKFLELNSEQNHDDYCLAYVFTDRDFDDGVLGLAWVGAPAGSSGGICEKSKLYSDGKKKSLNTGIITVQNYASHVPPKVSHITFAHEVGHNFGSPHDSGSECTPGESKTQDKKEKGNYIMYARATSGDKLNNNKFSVCSVRNISQVLEKKRGSCFVESGQPICGNGLVEPGEECDCGYSDQCRDQCCYDADQPDNRKCKLKPNKVCSPSQGPCCTPECYYKGRNEKCREESECAHQGMCNGGTAQCPTSEPKANFTACHGETQVCLNGGCSGSICEKYGLEVCTCASVEGKDETDELCHVCCSEKMNPNTCSSTGSEKLAGFFNKKVTTLPAGSPCNDFKGYCDVFMRCRLVDADGPLARLKKAIFNPELYENIAEWIVAHWWAVLLMGIALIMLMAGFIKICSVHTPSSNPKLPPPKPLPGTLKRRRAQQHARDARDAQVHQSQSHHGGGDHGQHHPVSGGQRQQPSRQAQPQPQPQRHHRSQGQPRENYQMGQMRR